The Elusimicrobiaceae bacterium DNA segment CCGTGTAGCCGGTCTCCTCGCGCAGTTCCTCGCGCGCGCGTTTGAGCGGGCTGTCGGTTCCGCGGTGCATTTTTCCGGCCGGGATTTCAAGAGTAGCTTCGCCGACGGGGTAGCGGTATTGCTCGACCAAAATCACTTCGCCGGTGTCAAGCACCGGCAGCACCGCCACCGCGCCCGGGTGATTCAGGTATTCGCGCGCGGCGGTTTTCCCGTTTATCATTTCCACCGTATCAACATAAAAATCCACCGCGCCACCTTTATAGACCGGGTTTTTCTTTATGGTTTTCTCCAGCAGCCTGTGCTGTTTTTTTGCCGGCATAAAATCTCCTTGCGGGTCTGGCCCATGAAATAATTTTATGAAAATTCGCGCGGATTTCGTAATATTTAATATACGCCCTTTCATAAAAGAGGATGGCATGGACTTCGTACATCTGCACAACCATTCGGAATTTTCGCTGCTGGACGGCATGCTCAAGATCAACAGCGGGCGCGGCAAGCC contains these protein-coding regions:
- a CDS encoding NUDIX hydrolase, with amino-acid sequence MPAKKQHRLLEKTIKKNPVYKGGAVDFYVDTVEMINGKTAAREYLNHPGAVAVLPVLDTGEVILVEQYRYPVGEATLEIPAGKMHRGTDSPLKRAREELREETGYTARKIEKLTTFWPCCAFSNEALHIYIATGLVPGKAQPDDDEFLNVRKMPFEKACRLVETGRLKDSKTIIALQACAIKQLRRAGRTP